From one Mycolicibacterium sp. HK-90 genomic stretch:
- a CDS encoding FAD-binding oxidoreductase: MTTAGAAFSRRNFLIGGGLAVAAVSVGCSGPRAESAQGLAGLRSAVRGRVLLSGDPGFDTARAPWNLAVDQSVRAVVDIADADDATALIRFARNIGVPIAVQPNGHGASNEMDGTILVRTAALNETHVDTAAGTARVGPGVSWAEVQALASPAGLTGVAGSAPIVGVTGYLLGGGLSWFSRKYGWAAESVTGFEVITANGDRVSATAATEADLFWALRGGGGDYAFVTSVEFALKPAPSLYGGTMTWPVSRAAAVISAFRDVTAAAPEELTAWCSLAQFPGAPALVRIDTTYLGKAEAAAALLRPFDRIDGKLADTRRVLPISELGTITDEPTKPASSRQQATLVNGLTDQFVDTLLTQSLEPLMTVQIRHLGGALAGPSDTPAGPLAAPYLVSFLGMQPNPEGEAALRARTNAFLDTLAPVDTGRVPFNFLTPEQSAADVFDPDTLARLRAVKQHRDPDGVFRSNHPVTEE; this comes from the coding sequence ATGACAACGGCGGGTGCGGCGTTCAGTCGGCGGAACTTCTTGATCGGTGGCGGTTTGGCCGTTGCCGCGGTGTCGGTGGGCTGCTCCGGCCCACGGGCGGAAAGCGCGCAAGGTCTGGCCGGGCTCCGCTCAGCGGTGCGCGGCCGGGTCCTGCTGAGCGGCGATCCCGGCTTCGATACCGCCCGAGCACCGTGGAACCTGGCGGTCGATCAGTCGGTCCGAGCCGTGGTGGACATTGCCGACGCCGACGACGCGACAGCCCTGATTCGCTTCGCGCGAAACATCGGTGTGCCGATTGCCGTGCAGCCCAACGGACACGGCGCCTCTAACGAGATGGACGGCACGATCCTGGTCCGGACCGCGGCACTGAACGAGACCCACGTGGATACGGCCGCGGGCACCGCCCGGGTGGGCCCAGGCGTCTCATGGGCCGAGGTCCAGGCACTCGCCAGTCCGGCGGGTCTGACCGGGGTGGCCGGCAGTGCACCGATCGTGGGCGTTACCGGGTACCTGCTCGGCGGTGGCCTGAGTTGGTTCAGCCGCAAATACGGCTGGGCAGCGGAAAGCGTCACCGGGTTCGAGGTCATCACCGCGAACGGCGACCGTGTGAGCGCGACCGCCGCCACCGAGGCCGACCTGTTCTGGGCTCTGCGCGGCGGTGGCGGTGACTATGCATTCGTCACCTCGGTCGAATTCGCCCTCAAGCCGGCACCATCGCTGTACGGCGGCACCATGACCTGGCCCGTCAGCCGCGCGGCGGCGGTCATCTCCGCGTTCCGTGACGTCACCGCGGCAGCGCCCGAGGAACTGACCGCCTGGTGCAGTCTGGCCCAGTTCCCCGGCGCGCCCGCACTCGTCCGCATCGACACGACCTACCTCGGAAAAGCCGAGGCGGCTGCCGCTCTGCTGCGACCGTTCGACCGCATCGACGGGAAGCTCGCCGACACGCGGCGGGTTCTTCCGATCTCCGAGCTGGGCACGATCACCGATGAACCCACGAAACCCGCGTCCTCGCGTCAACAAGCCACCCTCGTCAACGGCTTGACCGACCAGTTCGTCGACACGCTGCTCACCCAGTCGCTCGAACCGCTGATGACCGTCCAGATCCGTCACCTCGGCGGCGCACTAGCAGGCCCGTCCGATACCCCCGCCGGACCCCTCGCCGCGCCGTACCTCGTCAGTTTCCTTGGTATGCAACCAAACCCGGAAGGCGAAGCAGCTCTGAGGGCCCGGACCAACGCATTCCTCGACACCCTGGCACCGGTCGACACCGGCAGAGTCCCGTTCAATTTCCTCACCCCGGAACAGAGCGCCGCCGACGTCTTCGACCCAGATACCCTCGCGCGGCTACGGGCGGTCAAACAGCACCGGGATCCCGATGGGGTATTTCGTAGCAACCATCCCGTCACCGAGGAGTGA
- a CDS encoding LysR family transcriptional regulator — translation MELRQLEYFVAVAEEGSFTKAAARMHIAQSGVSAQILLLERELGQRLFDRSRSPVRLTKVGTALMIHARAALAAVTDAKQVADEYSAALRGHVSVGLAASSSLAFDLVDMLAEFHREHPMVEISLLEANTDDLVNGLLEGRHDMAIISPPAMVPADLRLQLVADEQIVAAVSPDHPLSGRAAVTLADLGGHRLITFSSTIGTRSAIDAAFSAVGLEPQVGIEASDPNVLAELASGGLGVALVPEPYARARGPRLHVMPIAGLNLRGSLALVWNNARQSTASATRLIDHARRSLRSKHGSAAPGETR, via the coding sequence ATGGAGCTGCGGCAGCTGGAGTACTTCGTGGCCGTCGCGGAAGAGGGGAGCTTCACCAAGGCGGCGGCGCGCATGCACATCGCTCAGTCGGGTGTGAGTGCTCAAATCCTGCTGCTGGAGCGTGAACTCGGTCAGCGGCTCTTCGACAGGTCACGTTCTCCGGTGCGGCTCACCAAGGTCGGTACCGCCTTGATGATCCACGCGCGCGCCGCGCTGGCCGCCGTGACGGATGCCAAGCAGGTCGCCGATGAGTACAGCGCCGCACTGCGCGGGCACGTCAGCGTCGGCCTCGCGGCATCGTCGTCGCTCGCCTTCGATCTGGTCGACATGCTCGCGGAGTTTCACCGCGAACATCCCATGGTCGAGATCTCGCTGCTGGAAGCCAACACCGACGATCTCGTCAACGGTTTGCTCGAAGGCCGCCATGACATGGCCATCATTTCGCCGCCCGCGATGGTGCCCGCCGACCTTCGTCTGCAACTGGTCGCGGACGAGCAGATCGTCGCCGCGGTGAGTCCGGACCATCCGCTGTCCGGGCGAGCGGCGGTGACGCTCGCGGACCTGGGTGGCCATCGGCTGATCACGTTTTCGTCGACGATCGGAACGCGCAGTGCCATCGATGCCGCGTTCAGTGCCGTGGGGCTCGAACCTCAGGTCGGCATCGAGGCCAGTGATCCGAACGTTCTGGCCGAACTGGCCAGTGGCGGCCTGGGTGTCGCGCTGGTACCCGAGCCGTATGCGCGGGCCCGCGGCCCGAGGCTGCACGTCATGCCGATCGCCGGGCTGAATCTGCGCGGGTCCCTGGCGTTGGTGTGGAACAACGCCCGACAGTCAACCGCCAGTGCCACTCGGCTGATCGACCACGCCAGGCGGTCGCTGCGGTCGAAGCACGGCTCGGCCGCGCCAGGCGAAACCCGCTAG
- a CDS encoding XRE family transcriptional regulator, with protein MGQNATLEGDSAVIVSLSEAAMHMYSAAIDALPFPEDKKFHKRADVVLSGLRKLRAALAEAANSNRPSPAVIVALSGVRQRYDSLMAHAAAAPGSSLGQQIYVTRIHAKLSAQEVANGAGLRDGLLDELEAGATPTDAEATKIRDTIAALGGLPGDDHGIHAVPTPADFASSEESQGNGWDPVLVTDNVG; from the coding sequence ATGGGACAAAACGCGACACTGGAAGGTGATTCGGCGGTCATCGTCAGTCTGTCGGAAGCGGCGATGCACATGTACTCCGCCGCCATCGACGCACTGCCGTTCCCCGAGGACAAGAAGTTCCACAAGCGCGCTGACGTCGTCCTGTCCGGCCTGCGCAAGCTGCGGGCCGCGCTGGCCGAGGCGGCCAACAGCAACCGGCCGTCTCCCGCGGTCATCGTCGCGCTCAGTGGGGTCCGTCAGCGGTACGACTCGCTGATGGCCCACGCCGCCGCAGCGCCGGGTTCCTCTCTGGGACAGCAGATCTACGTCACCCGCATCCACGCCAAGCTGTCGGCTCAGGAAGTCGCCAACGGTGCCGGGCTGCGTGACGGCCTGCTCGATGAACTCGAGGCGGGCGCAACGCCCACCGATGCCGAGGCCACGAAGATCCGCGACACGATTGCTGCCCTCGGCGGGTTGCCGGGCGACGATCACGGCATCCACGCCGTCCCGACCCCGGCCGACTTCGCGTCGTCCGAAGAATCGCAGGGTAACGGCTGGGATCCGGTCCTGGTGACCGACAACGTCGGCTGA
- a CDS encoding nitroreductase family protein translates to MTAEPTLNLTVDELLTTTRSVRKRLDLEKPVSREVIMECLDLALQAPTGSNAQGWQWVFVEDPAKKKALADIYRANANPYLDLPKPERGDIRDEQADAVMSSARYLTDNFEKAPVLMIPCLEGRPDGAPAGIGASFWGSLLPAVWSFMLALRSRGLGSAWTTLHLLGEGEKEAAELLGIPFEQYTQGGLFPIAYTVGTDFKKAKRLPAEQFSHWDSW, encoded by the coding sequence ATGACAGCCGAACCGACTCTGAACCTGACCGTCGATGAACTCCTCACCACCACGCGCTCGGTGCGCAAACGCCTCGACCTCGAGAAGCCGGTGTCCCGCGAGGTGATCATGGAGTGCCTCGACCTGGCGCTACAGGCGCCTACGGGGTCGAATGCGCAAGGCTGGCAATGGGTTTTCGTGGAAGACCCGGCAAAGAAGAAGGCGCTGGCCGACATCTACCGGGCCAACGCCAACCCGTACCTGGATCTGCCCAAGCCCGAGCGTGGCGACATCCGCGATGAGCAGGCGGATGCCGTGATGAGCTCCGCAAGGTATCTCACCGACAACTTCGAGAAGGCTCCGGTGCTGATGATCCCGTGTCTTGAGGGCCGTCCCGACGGCGCCCCCGCCGGCATCGGTGCCTCCTTCTGGGGTTCACTGCTGCCCGCGGTGTGGAGTTTCATGCTCGCGTTGCGCTCCCGCGGCCTGGGCTCGGCCTGGACCACGCTGCACCTGCTCGGTGAAGGAGAGAAGGAGGCCGCCGAACTGCTGGGCATTCCGTTCGAGCAGTACACCCAGGGCGGCCTGTTCCCGATCGCCTACACCGTGGGCACCGACTTCAAGAAGGCCAAGCGGCTTCCGGCCGAACAGTTCTCGCACTGGGACAGTTGGTGA
- a CDS encoding tRNA (cytidine(34)-2'-O)-methyltransferase, translating into MFRVMFFSPRIAPNTGNAIRMVAGTGCELHLVEPLGFDLSEPKLRRAGLDYHDLASVTVHADLAAAWRALMPARVYAFTAHASTSFTDVSYQPGDVLLFGPEPTGLDAPTLADPNITAQVRIPMIAGRRSLNLSNAAAVAAYEAWRQNGFAGAV; encoded by the coding sequence ATGTTCCGGGTGATGTTTTTCTCTCCCCGCATCGCACCCAATACCGGCAATGCGATCAGGATGGTGGCCGGCACGGGTTGCGAACTGCACCTGGTCGAGCCGCTGGGCTTTGACCTGTCCGAACCCAAGCTGCGCCGGGCCGGCCTGGACTACCACGACCTGGCATCGGTGACCGTGCACGCCGATCTCGCGGCGGCCTGGCGGGCGTTGATGCCGGCCCGGGTCTACGCGTTCACCGCGCACGCGTCGACCTCGTTCACCGACGTCTCCTACCAGCCCGGCGACGTGCTCCTGTTCGGCCCGGAACCGACCGGGTTGGATGCACCGACCCTGGCCGATCCCAATATCACCGCACAGGTACGTATTCCGATGATCGCGGGGCGGCGATCGCTGAATCTGTCCAATGCGGCCGCCGTTGCCGCGTACGAGGCGTGGCGCCAAAACGGGTTCGCCGGGGCGGTCTAG
- a CDS encoding sensor histidine kinase has protein sequence MTAFTQLKQADGTLVEFSPTPSAPAKRPSRWSPANWPVTRKVLAIVVIPLILAATFGGLRIYASASAAGDLRLAADRAELIPAIDDYMAAMEGVLIAATEGGDGQSAMSTFNERKSDLQQRVEATEVLEDVGQAVDNLLGSGQKLVDAVMSNSIDLRQRILDYGPLLLTGEAAITGSVHSNQPTVQAQVEALARAVGARGQMAIQRMLVIRGADEPEPVLRTSMITMAGTEPSTVAALTKVLGGGSEEAATLRAEMVKRMAMMSNPGIPLVGNPELLASLDATNNIAGQIIDKATTAIPAAVEAQANDARNDAIRDAILVATAIISALVIVLLVARSLVRPLRTLRDSALKVAHQDLAKEIERVRAGGELVPVTPLPVQTTEEVGQVAHAVDELHEQAVFLAGEQAQLQLQVSDMFETLSRRSRSLVDQQLTLIDQLERNEDDPERLESLFRLDHLAARMRRNGANLLVLSGSKLAREHNRPVPLATVVNAAASEVEDYTRVVTASVADVEITGSVAGDLIHLLAELLDNALRYSPPISQVRVSAVHAANGALVIEISDVGLGMTEADLRVANTRLQSGGEVNPYTARHMGLFVVGRLATQHGLVVRLRSTVAEEPSSGTTAGVYIPAELLARDGADLVEPTAYGTPVDAHAGIATALSLDADPADASGFGSGLAEPHLNGAEVPFDLLPQRNPGASGISELPGTLAPQPEPAGDQPVDEPVEEPADEPVGEWPQQWPVHTEESAAAAKEQIADAAAGEDAEAGRSAPTNTSSFFASRGQAAGYGVNGLNGHGELNGHSGLNGHSDLNGSAHDTDYDEPDDAAEPASEADGDSIYQSMVSEFDMDPTTHVRSADLDWKTVWEKGWSVAAAAQDAPVEQHTEEGLPMRTPGARLVPGGVAAAVGAAGESNGRHRNGGVHRNDDSFEAVASADEPDSGMFAAFKPRDPEAVRASTSNLFGGVHAGRSHARETRGTDSE, from the coding sequence ATGACTGCCTTCACGCAGCTGAAACAGGCTGACGGCACCCTCGTCGAATTCTCGCCAACTCCATCGGCTCCGGCCAAGCGCCCGTCGCGCTGGTCACCGGCCAACTGGCCGGTCACCCGCAAGGTGCTCGCCATCGTCGTCATCCCGTTGATCCTGGCCGCGACGTTCGGTGGTCTACGCATCTACGCCAGTGCCAGTGCCGCCGGGGATCTGCGGTTGGCCGCCGATCGCGCCGAGCTGATCCCCGCGATCGACGATTACATGGCCGCCATGGAGGGCGTGCTGATCGCGGCTACCGAAGGTGGCGACGGGCAATCGGCGATGTCCACGTTCAATGAACGCAAATCCGACTTGCAGCAACGGGTGGAAGCCACCGAGGTGCTCGAAGATGTCGGTCAGGCCGTGGACAATCTGCTCGGCAGCGGGCAGAAGCTGGTCGACGCGGTGATGTCCAATTCGATCGACCTGCGTCAGCGCATCCTCGATTACGGCCCGTTGCTGCTCACCGGGGAAGCCGCGATCACCGGCTCGGTGCACAGCAACCAGCCGACGGTTCAGGCCCAGGTCGAGGCGTTGGCCCGCGCGGTCGGTGCCCGCGGGCAGATGGCCATCCAGCGGATGCTGGTCATTCGGGGCGCGGACGAGCCGGAGCCGGTGCTGCGGACTTCGATGATCACCATGGCCGGTACCGAACCCTCGACCGTCGCCGCACTGACGAAGGTGCTGGGCGGTGGGTCCGAGGAGGCCGCGACATTGCGCGCCGAGATGGTCAAGCGCATGGCGATGATGTCCAATCCCGGCATTCCGCTCGTCGGTAACCCGGAGCTGCTGGCATCACTGGACGCCACGAACAACATCGCCGGACAGATCATCGACAAGGCCACCACGGCCATCCCGGCCGCGGTCGAGGCCCAGGCCAACGACGCGCGCAACGACGCGATCCGTGACGCCATCCTGGTGGCGACCGCGATCATCAGCGCCCTTGTCATCGTGTTGTTGGTGGCCCGCTCCCTGGTGCGCCCGCTGCGGACACTGCGGGACTCCGCGCTCAAGGTGGCCCATCAGGATCTGGCCAAGGAGATCGAACGGGTCCGGGCCGGCGGCGAGTTGGTGCCGGTGACCCCGCTGCCGGTGCAGACCACCGAAGAGGTCGGCCAGGTGGCGCATGCCGTCGACGAGCTGCACGAGCAGGCGGTGTTCCTCGCCGGGGAACAGGCCCAGCTGCAGTTGCAGGTTTCCGACATGTTCGAGACGTTGTCGCGGCGCAGCCGGTCGCTCGTCGACCAGCAGTTGACGCTCATCGATCAGCTGGAGCGCAACGAGGACGACCCGGAGCGGTTGGAGAGCCTGTTCCGGCTCGATCACCTGGCTGCCCGGATGCGCCGGAACGGGGCGAACCTGCTGGTGCTCTCCGGTTCCAAGCTGGCGCGCGAGCACAACCGCCCGGTGCCACTGGCGACCGTGGTCAACGCCGCGGCCTCCGAGGTCGAGGACTACACCCGTGTGGTGACCGCGTCGGTGGCCGACGTCGAGATCACCGGATCTGTCGCCGGCGACCTGATTCACCTGCTGGCCGAGCTGCTCGACAACGCGCTGCGCTACTCGCCCCCGATCTCGCAGGTGCGGGTGTCGGCCGTGCACGCCGCCAACGGCGCGCTGGTGATCGAGATCAGCGACGTCGGCTTGGGCATGACCGAGGCCGACCTGCGGGTGGCCAACACCCGTCTGCAGTCCGGCGGTGAGGTCAACCCGTACACCGCCCGTCACATGGGTCTGTTCGTGGTCGGGCGGCTGGCCACCCAGCACGGTCTGGTGGTGCGGCTGCGCAGCACGGTTGCAGAGGAACCGAGCTCGGGCACCACCGCCGGGGTCTACATCCCGGCCGAGCTGCTGGCCCGCGACGGCGCCGATCTGGTCGAGCCCACCGCGTACGGCACGCCCGTCGATGCCCATGCCGGCATCGCCACCGCGCTGTCACTGGACGCCGACCCGGCTGATGCCTCCGGGTTCGGGTCCGGCCTCGCCGAACCGCACCTCAACGGTGCCGAGGTGCCGTTCGATCTGCTTCCCCAACGCAACCCCGGGGCCAGCGGTATCTCGGAGTTGCCGGGCACGCTCGCCCCGCAACCCGAGCCGGCTGGCGACCAGCCGGTCGACGAGCCGGTCGAGGAACCGGCCGACGAGCCGGTCGGGGAGTGGCCGCAGCAGTGGCCGGTCCACACCGAGGAGAGTGCCGCCGCCGCGAAGGAACAGATCGCCGATGCCGCAGCCGGCGAAGACGCGGAGGCGGGACGTTCGGCGCCCACCAACACGTCGTCGTTCTTCGCTTCCCGCGGGCAGGCCGCCGGCTACGGGGTCAACGGTCTGAACGGTCACGGTGAGCTCAACGGCCACAGCGGTCTGAACGGCCACAGCGATCTCAACGGGTCGGCCCATGACACCGACTACGACGAACCGGACGACGCGGCCGAGCCGGCGAGCGAGGCCGACGGCGACTCGATCTACCAGTCGATGGTGTCGGAATTCGACATGGATCCGACCACCCACGTGCGCAGCGCCGACCTGGACTGGAAGACGGTCTGGGAGAAGGGCTGGTCGGTCGCCGCCGCCGCACAGGATGCGCCGGTCGAGCAGCACACCGAGGAGGGCCTGCCCATGCGTACGCCGGGCGCCCGTCTGGTACCAGGCGGCGTGGCTGCAGCGGTCGGGGCGGCCGGGGAGAGCAACGGCCGTCACCGCAACGGTGGAGTGCACCGTAACGACGACAGCTTCGAAGCGGTAGCATCGGCAGACGAACCTGACAGCGGCATGTTCGCGGCGTTCAAGCCGCGTGATCCTGAGGCTGTCCGTGCGAGCACCAGCAATCTTTTCGGCGGCGTGCACGCCGGGCGATCGCATGCCCGAGAGACCAGAGGAACCGATAGCGAATGA
- a CDS encoding roadblock/LC7 domain-containing protein → MTRPTQRDSLDWLVSKFAREVSGVSHAVLVSADGLLMAASEHMPIERADQLAAVASGLASLATGASQLFNGGHVMQSVVEMENGYLLLMRVGDGSNLATLTAPSCDIGQVGYEMAILVERVGAVVQSSRRTPQPS, encoded by the coding sequence ATGACCCGTCCGACCCAGCGTGATTCCCTGGACTGGCTGGTGTCCAAGTTCGCCCGCGAGGTATCCGGGGTGTCGCACGCCGTGCTGGTCTCGGCCGACGGTCTGCTGATGGCCGCCAGCGAACACATGCCGATCGAGCGGGCCGACCAGCTCGCCGCAGTCGCCTCCGGTCTGGCCAGCCTGGCCACCGGGGCGTCCCAGTTGTTCAACGGTGGCCACGTCATGCAGTCGGTGGTCGAGATGGAGAACGGCTACCTGCTGCTGATGCGGGTCGGCGATGGCTCCAACCTCGCCACGCTGACCGCCCCGTCGTGTGACATCGGGCAGGTCGGCTACGAGATGGCCATCTTGGTCGAGCGAGTCGGTGCGGTGGTGCAGTCTTCGCGCCGCACGCCGCAGCCGTCCTGA
- a CDS encoding DUF742 domain-containing protein encodes MDEPEPTDRPSLVRPYTLTAGRTDSRVHLPLEAPVQKTDTTREPRWTGHDVRAQIVELCTGSPSVAEIAAHLSLPLGVARVLIGDLVTQGYLRVEATLDDSASFDERRELIGRTLRGLRAL; translated from the coding sequence GTGGACGAACCGGAACCCACCGATCGACCGAGTCTGGTGCGGCCGTACACGCTGACGGCCGGCCGCACCGACTCGCGCGTGCACCTTCCGCTGGAAGCTCCGGTGCAAAAAACCGACACGACACGTGAACCGCGCTGGACTGGCCACGATGTGCGCGCACAGATCGTAGAGTTGTGCACCGGCAGTCCTTCGGTTGCCGAAATTGCCGCTCATTTATCTCTCCCGCTCGGCGTGGCGCGCGTGCTGATCGGGGACTTGGTGACGCAGGGTTATCTACGGGTGGAAGCCACCCTCGATGATTCGGCTAGCTTCGACGAACGCCGCGAATTGATTGGAAGGACCCTGCGTGGCCTACGAGCACTCTGA
- a CDS encoding ATP/GTP-binding protein, whose amino-acid sequence MAYEHSEPRSASAGGAPRRGAASTKIVISGGFGAGKTTFVGAVSEIMPLRTEALVTNVSEGVDALDGTPDKRTTTVAMDFGRITLDEDLVLYLFGTPGQRRFWFMWDDLVRGAIGAIILVDVRRLQDSFAAVDFFEARKLPFIVAVNEFDDAPKHPTQAVRKALALPEHIPVVAVDARDRNSAKAALIAVTEYSLTTLSALPG is encoded by the coding sequence GTGGCCTACGAGCACTCTGAACCCCGCTCGGCCTCCGCCGGCGGCGCCCCCCGGCGTGGGGCGGCCTCGACGAAGATCGTCATTTCCGGCGGGTTCGGCGCAGGAAAAACCACCTTCGTCGGCGCGGTCTCCGAGATCATGCCGCTGCGCACAGAAGCGTTGGTCACCAACGTGTCCGAGGGGGTCGACGCCTTGGACGGCACCCCGGACAAGCGCACCACCACGGTCGCGATGGACTTCGGCCGCATCACGCTCGACGAGGACCTGGTGTTGTACCTGTTCGGCACGCCCGGGCAGCGCCGGTTCTGGTTCATGTGGGACGACTTGGTGCGTGGCGCGATCGGCGCGATCATCCTGGTCGACGTCCGCCGGTTGCAGGACAGCTTCGCCGCGGTCGACTTCTTCGAGGCCCGCAAGCTGCCGTTCATCGTCGCGGTCAACGAGTTCGACGACGCACCAAAGCATCCCACTCAGGCGGTCCGCAAGGCCCTGGCGCTGCCGGAACACATCCCGGTGGTGGCCGTGGATGCGCGTGACCGCAACTCTGCCAAGGCCGCGCTGATCGCGGTCACCGAGTACTCGTTGACCACGCTGAGCGCGCTGCCCGGCTGA
- a CDS encoding pentapeptide repeat-containing protein: MVADETVWADREFTGHDFRAEEYDGALSRLRTERVVFTECDFSGVDLSESQHFGSAFRNCNFRRATLWHSTFTNCSLLGSVFTECRLRPITLVDSDLTLAVLGGCDLRNVDLSDCRLREASLVGADLRKAVLRQADLTGARVQDAKLDEADLRGARVDATFWTTAKLRAAKIDIVQALAYAAAHGLDVHGD, from the coding sequence GTGGTAGCCGACGAAACAGTCTGGGCGGACCGAGAATTCACCGGCCACGATTTCCGGGCCGAAGAATATGACGGAGCCCTGAGCCGGTTGCGCACCGAGCGGGTGGTGTTCACCGAATGCGACTTCAGTGGTGTGGACCTGTCCGAGTCGCAGCATTTCGGCTCGGCGTTCCGCAACTGCAACTTCCGCAGGGCCACCCTCTGGCACAGCACGTTCACCAACTGCAGCCTGCTGGGCTCGGTGTTCACCGAGTGCCGGCTGCGGCCGATCACGTTGGTCGACTCGGATCTGACGCTGGCTGTGCTGGGCGGCTGCGATCTGCGCAACGTCGACCTGTCGGACTGCCGGCTACGCGAGGCCAGCCTGGTCGGTGCGGACCTGCGTAAGGCTGTGCTCCGGCAGGCCGACCTGACCGGGGCCCGGGTGCAGGACGCCAAGCTCGACGAGGCGGACCTGCGCGGCGCCCGCGTCGACGCCACCTTCTGGACCACCGCGAAACTGCGTGCCGCCAAGATCGACATCGTCCAGGCACTGGCGTATGCCGCCGCGCATGGGCTCGACGTCCACGGCGACTAG